From a region of the Erinaceus europaeus chromosome 14, mEriEur2.1, whole genome shotgun sequence genome:
- the ATP5MK gene encoding ATP synthase membrane subunit K, mitochondrial, with translation MAGPESDAQFQFTGIKKYFNSYTLTGRMNCVLATYGGIALLVLYFKLKSKKTPAVKAA, from the exons ATGGCTGGCCCAGAATCCGATGCCCAGTTCCAGTTCACTGGTATTAAAAAGTATTTCAACTCTTACACTCTTACAGGTAGAATGAAT tgtGTGCTGGCTACATATGGAGGAATTGCATTGCTGGTCTTATACTTCAAATTAAAGTCTAAGAAAACTCCTGCTGTGAAAGCAGCATAA